The following proteins come from a genomic window of Rutidosis leptorrhynchoides isolate AG116_Rl617_1_P2 chromosome 10, CSIRO_AGI_Rlap_v1, whole genome shotgun sequence:
- the LOC139872920 gene encoding protein SICKLE, protein MEESEQRRERLKAMRMEASWEASTYNNESDYSAVNLSNPLLESTANNPESQGHSSAQSFNYYTDPMASYSGNKQRSKVSPQISQTHSSYHQRPLSNEILPPPSFQPRINQFPSPRMQQPQGQHVNPSYGGYHGPGSGYPSPQTHFTTGPARGSAQGAYPSPHFTNSPGRGSGQGYPSPGPGPGPYFINSPGQGRYPNPGPNQGSGQRWGSSMSSGPSFVRGRGQGSGQRGGWGQGGARDHVSAEHRPDMFYNKSMVEDPWKFLEPVVWKKSQKKKWLTTDAKKLRVSDSPTQQKQSSSQLSLAEILAASFNETEAEAATDEPNN, encoded by the exons ATGGAGGAGTCAGAACAGAGAAGAGAAAGATTAAAAGCTATGCGAATGGAAGCTTCATGGGAGGCATCAACTTATAATAATGAAAGTGATTATTCAGCTGTTAATCTCTCCAATCCGCTTCTTGAATCTACAGCTAATAATCCTGAAAGTCAGGGGCATTCGTCTGCTCAGAGCTTTAATTATTACACCGACCCAATGGCATCTTATTCAGGGAACAAGCAGAGGAGCAAGGTCAGCCCTCAGATATCACAGACCCATTCATCATATCATCAAA GGCCTTTGTCCAATGAAATCCTTCCTCCACCTTCATTTCAACCCCGTATTAACCAATTTCCAAGTCCACGAATGCAGCAACCACAGGGACAACATGTGAACCCTAGCTATGGAGGCTACCATGGTCCAGGAAGTGGCTACCCTAGCCCACAAACCCATTTCACCACTGGCCCAGCCCGTGGTTCAGCCCAAGGTGCCTACCCTAGTCCCCACTTTACCAACAGCCCCGGTCGTGGTTCAGGACAAGGCTACCCTAGTCCCGGACCCGGACCCGGACCCTACTTTATAAATAGTCCGGGTCAAGGAAGGTACCCTAACCCAGGTCCTAATCAAGGAAGTGGACAGCGGTGGGGAAGTAGCATGAGTTCGGGTCCAAGCTTTGTGAGAGGTAGGGGTCAGGGGTCAGGACAGCGTGGTGGGTGGGGGCAGGGTGGGGCCCGTGATCATGTGTCAGCAGAACATCGACCTGATATGTTTTACAATAAGTCGATGGTGGAAGACCCGTGGAAGTTTCTAGAACCTGTAGTTTGGAAGAAGTCACAAAAGAAGAAATGGTTGACAACAGATGCTAAAAAACTTAGAGTTTCGGACTCACCAACACAGCAGAAGCAATCTAGTTCTCAACTTAGCCTTGCAGAAATCTTGGCTGCATCCTTCAACGAAACTGAAGCTGAAGCTGCAACTGATGAACCCAATAATTAA